A genome region from Heteronotia binoei isolate CCM8104 ecotype False Entrance Well chromosome 19, APGP_CSIRO_Hbin_v1, whole genome shotgun sequence includes the following:
- the TTLL13 gene encoding tubulin polyglutamylase TTLL13 produces MDMKRFQKINHFPGMAEICRKDLLARNLNRMLKLFPKEYCIFPRTWCLPADYGDFQAYGRMRKNRTYICKPDSGCQGRGIFMTRNPKEIKHGEHMICQQYINKPFLIDGFKFDMRIYVLVTSCDPLKIFIYEEGLARFATMRYIEPSSSNLDDICMHLTNYAINKHNENFVRDENTGSKRKLSTLKAWMREHGYDTAELWHDIEDIIIKTLIAAHPVLKHNYRTCFPNHISGCACFEILGFDILLDRKLKPWLLEVNHSPSFTTDSRLDREVKDALLCDAINLVNLRACDKKKVLEEEKRRVKERLLQAHQPPREARREQLESSQAAWLAQAEKYEDSHLGGYRRIFPARGTEKYTPFFKHSGSLFQETVASKAREECARQQLEEIRQKQEQKDSPAGKKKREAKETLQGESAGEKPHEKGRAKPALSRVAGSHSKTWNPKMSSLPYDIMTPQPIVEEEEVERVKALLRRENLIRGLGIVEQLTRLLRNAEPPPMELQKPHIKISEIQPHFLQEHFSSRDPQPLMTLIPLSFQELGKQIMQPPPLERVQLLGNQGFIPTLLSALSGPEASYTSHYKPQLHLQHPKNMSWLGTAMGGEPCTVARMLKVGGRRFTSAKNKAEGSSPASRRPLYLSAGSLSCLSQAGRAPAGHLYSTFPFPSGSAPFNRTDALGLAINSASAPLLRRTTPLRSSHTAALNLSQPR; encoded by the exons ATGGACATGAAGAGGTTCCAG AAGATCAACCATTTCCCAGGCATGGCCGAGATCTGCCGCAAAGACCTCCTGGCCCGCAACCTCAACCGCATGCTCAAGCTCTTCCCCAAGGAGTACTGTATCTTCCCTCGCACCTGGTGCTTGCCCGCAGA CTACGGGGACTTCCAAGCCTATGGGCGAATGCGGAAGAACAGGACATACATCTGCAAGCCAGACAGCGGCTGCCAAGGGCGGGGCATCTTCATGACACGCAACCCCAAGGAGATCAAGCACGGCGAGCACATGATCTGCCAGCAGTACATCAACAAG CCCTTCCTCATTGACGGCTTCAAGTTTGACATGCGCATCTACGTTCTGGTCACTTCCTGTGACCCGCTGAAAATTTTTATTTATGAGGAGGGGCTGGCCCGCTTTGCCACCATGAGGTACATCGAGCCCAGCAGCAGCAACCTG GATGACATCTGCATGCACCTGACCAACTACGCCATCAACAAGCACAATGAGAACTTTGTTCGGGATGAGAACACAGGCAGTAAGAG gaagctgTCCACGCTGAAGGCCTGGATGCGGGAGCACGGCTACGACACGGCCGAGTTGTGGCATGACATCGAAGACATCATCATCAAGACCCTGATTGCTGCCCACCCGGTGCTGAAGCACAACTACCGCACCTGCTTCCCCAACCACATCTCGGGCTGCGCCTGCTTCGAGATCCTCGGCTTCGATATCCTCTTGGACAGGAAGCTTAAGCCCTGGCTCTTGGAG GTCAACCActctcccagcttcaccaccGACTCCCGGCTGGACCGAGAAGTGAAAGACGCCCTGCTCTGCGATGCCATCAATCTGGTCAACTTGCGGGCTTGTGACAAGAAGAAGGtcctggaggaggagaagaggcggGTCAAGGAGCGCCTGCTCCAAGCTCACCAGCCTCCGCGGGAAGCCAG ACGCGAACAGCTGGAGAGCAGCCAGGCTGCCTGGCTGGCCCAGGCAGAAAAGTATGAGGACAGCCACCTGGGGGGCTACCGACGCATCTTCCCAGCACGTGGCACGGAGAAGTACACACCTTTCTTCAAGCACAGCGGATCCCTCTTCCAGGAGACAGTGGCCTCCAAGGCCAGGGAAGAATGCGCCAG GCAACAGCTGGAGGAGATCCGCCAGAAGCAAGAGCAGAAGGACAGCCCagctgggaagaagaaaagggagGCGAAGGAGACCCTGCAAGGCGAATCTGCTGGGGAGAAGCCCCACGAGAAGGGCAGGGCAAAGCCTGCTCTCTCGCGGGTGGCTGGCAGCCACAGCAAGACCTGGAACCCAAAG atgtccTCTTTGCCGTATGACATCATGACTCCCCAACCGATcgtggaggaagaggaagtggaGAGGGTGAAAGCCCTTTTGCGGCGTGAGAACCTCATCCGGGGTCTGGGCATCGTCGAACAGCTGACCCGCCTGCTCCGGAACGCAGAACCCCCGCCCATGGAGCTCCAGAAGCCCCACATCAAGATCTCTGAAATCCAG CCTCACTTTCTGCAGGAGCACTTCAGCAGCCGGGACCCGCAGCCCCTGATGACCCTCATCCCCCTCTCCTTCCAAGAGCTGGGGAAGCAGATCATGCAGCCGCCACCCCTGGAGCGGGTCCAGCTGCTGGGCAACCAAGGCTTCATCCCCACCCTCCTCAGTGCCCTGTCTGGCCCGGAGGCCTCCTACACCTCCCACTACAAGCCGCAGCTCCACCTCCAGCACCCCAAGAACATGAGCTGGCTGGGCACGGCCATGGGGGGTGAGCCCTGCACTGTGGCCCGCATGCTGAAGGTGGGGGGCCGGCGGTTCACCAGTGCCAAGAACAAGGCTGAAGGCA GCAGCCCGGCCAGCAGGAGGCCGCTGTACCTGAGCGCGGGCTCGCTGAGCTGCCTCTCTCAGGCCGGCAGAGCCCCCGCCGGCCACTTGTACAGCACCTTCCCCTTCCCGTCCGGCTCGGCCCCCTTCAACCGCACCGATGCACTCGGCCTGGCCATCAACTCTGCCTCAGCCCCACTCCTCCGGCGCACCACCCCGCTCCGCTCCAGCCACACGGCCGCGCTGAACCTCAGCCAGCCCAGGTAA
- the GDPGP1 gene encoding GDP-D-glucose phosphorylase 1, translating into MEAEAAAGAGPAEGAPRPLQEEQEAAAVFAYRPAEDLVWAAAGQASPFDRALQRGWEERLARGLFRYRLGELQTRRLPGPLGLVAQLNVPRGSERRRPQEVRSVRQSFDPAQFNFTHIRPGEVLFALQRVAAASSSRVLVAINVSPLEFGHVLLLPEPSLGLPQVLSAEALRAGLEALLLSGQPGFRVGFNSLGAFASVNHLHLHAYYLPWQLPVEEAPARPLRPEAGLYVLERGVPAPGLLFYSPAGRPPGPLARRVCRLTDHLARGDVAHNLFATRGAAPEGGPPGARPGLRVLLWPRQASFGAKQEAAFNVALCELAGHLPVKTAQDFHALSEAAALRLIRRCLLPPPRWARLQQELADLLPPPCDGAQDD; encoded by the coding sequence ATGGAGGCGGAGGCGGCAGCAGGAGCAGGCCCGGCCGAAGGGGCCCCCCGGCCGCTGCAAGAGgagcaggaggcggcggcggtCTTCGCCTACCGGCCGGCGGAGGACTTGGTGTGGGCGGCGGCGGGCCAGGCGTCGCCCTTCGACCGAGCGCTGCAGCGGGGCTGGGAGGAGCGGCTGGCGCGGGGCCTCTTCCGCTACCGGCTGGGGGAGCTGCAGACGCGGCGCCTGCCCGGGCCGCTGGGGCTGGTGGCGCAGCTGAACGTGCCGCGGGGCTCGGAGCGGCGGCGGCCGCAGGAGGTGCGCAGCGTCCGGCAGAGCTTCGACCCGGCGCAGTTCAACTTCACGCACATCCGGCCGGGCGAGGTGCTCTTCGCCCTGCAGCGGGTGGCGGCGGCCTCGTCGTCGCGGGTGCTGGTGGCCATCAACGTGAGCCCGCTGGAGTTCGGCCACGTGCTGCTGCTGCCGGAGCCGTCGCTGGGGCTGCCGCAGGTGCTGAGCGCCGAGGCCTTGCGCGCCGGCCTGGAGGCGCTGCTGCTGAGCGGCCAGCCGGGCTTCCGCGTGGGCTTCAACAGCCTGGGCGCCTTTGCCTCCGTCAACCACCTCCACCTGCACGCCTACTACCTGCCCTGGCAGCTGCCCGTCGAGGAGGCGCCCGCCCGGCCCCTGCGCCCCGAGGCCGGCCTCTACGTGCTGGAGCGCGGCGTCCCGGCCCCCGGCCTCCTCTTCTACAGCCCCGCCGGCCGGCCCCCGGGCCCCCTGGCGCGCCGCGTCTGCCGCCTCACCGACCACCTGGCCCGCGGCGACGTGGCCCACAACCTCTTCGCCACGCGGGGCGCCGCGCCCGAGGGGGGGCCGCCGGGCGCTCGGCCGGGCCTCCGCGTCCTCCTGTGGCCCCGCCAGGCTTCCTTCGGCGCCAAGCAGGAGGCCGCCTTCAACGTGGCCCTCTGCGAACTGGCCGGCCACCTGCCCGTCAAGACGGCCCAAGACTTCCACGCCCTCTCCGAGGCCGCGGCCCTCCGCCTCATCCGCCGCTGCCTCCTGCCCCCGCCCCGCTGGGCCCGCCTGCAGCAGGAGCTGGCCGacctcctccccccgccctgcgACGGCGCCCAAGACGACTGA
- the CIB1 gene encoding calcium and integrin-binding protein 1 — translation MGGSGSRLPRDLLSEYQELTFLSKQEILLAHRRFCELLPKEGRDRAFLTRLPPSKMLTLPELRANPFCHRICQVFSTAADGEGGLSFEDFLDMLSVFSDAATPEIKSHYAFRIFDFDDDGTLDKRDLENLVKCLTGEGEESRLSPTEMGQLLQNILEESDIDKDGTINLSEFQHIISRSPDFPSSFRIVL, via the exons ATGGGGGGCTCGGGAAGCCGCCTGCCGCGGGATTTGCTCAGCGAGTACCAG gagctgACTTTCCTGAGCAAGCAGGAGATCTTGCT GGCTCACCGGCGCTTCTGCGAGCTGCTGCCCAAGGAGGGGCGGGACCGCGCCTTCCTCACCCGgctcccccccagcaagatgcTGACGCTGCCCGAGTTGCGG GCAAACCCCTTCTGCCACCGGATCTGCCAGGTCTTCTCCACGGCCGCTGATGGGGAAGGCGGCCTGTCCTTTGAGGACTTCCTGGACATGCTGAGTGTCTTCAGTGATGCCGCCACCCCAGAGATCAAGTCCCACTACGCCTTCCGCATCTTTG ATTTCGATGATGATGGAACTCTGGACAAGAGAGACCTGGAGAATCTGGTGAAATGCCTGACTGGAGAAGGAGAGGAGAGCCGGCTGAGCCCCACGGAGATGGGCCAGCTCCTCCAGAAC ATCCTAGAAGAATCTGATATCGACAAGGATGGGACCATCAACCTCTCTGAGTTCCAGCACATCATCTCGCGCTCGCCCGACTTCCCAAG CTCCTTCAGAATTGTGCTGTGA
- the SEMA4B gene encoding semaphorin-4B: protein MGPPRHPPGTPGALFWAAAPLLVLVLVLAGAAEEEAEAAARGPRLSLGYDFPSRLAHRFELPGVTNYTVLLLSPDGGTLYVGARETLLALNTSAFSPGPQHRSLLWAAEEEKKQQCVFKGKDPQRDCHNYIKILLQLNDTHLYTCGTSAFSPTCTYLSIPDFSLQRDASGRLVLEDGKGRCPFDPEYRSTALLVDGELYTGTVSNFQGNEPTISRSHSSSRGAVKTENSLSWLQDPSFVGSAVLRESLPPSNPQGDDDKVYFFFSESGKEFDFFEDTVVSRIARVCKGDVGGERVLQRRWTTFLKAQLLCSRPGDGFPFNVLQDMFTLTPGEGWQETIFYGVFSSQWDKKGSVGTAVCAFSMPAVTEVFNGLYKEINRETQQWYTDTHPVPEPRPGACITSQTRHMKITSSLQMPDRVLNYLKDHFLMDSAVRSQPLLPQSQAHYQQISVQRVQGLHYAYDVLFLGTGDGRLHKAVVRGQGVHLVEELQLFPAGQPVLKLLLDPTQGLLYAASSSMLVQLPVANCSLHQSCGECILARDPYCAWSGEACRPVAQRHQQPPTVPWAQDIETAAVKRLCQTSSLQPDHSTAAKCQPVWLTANAVKPLPCPRLSNLASRQWVREGAALNTSFLVLPTGELVLVGSREQAGHYECWSQEGGFRRLMGSYCVRVEPEGPGWLVPLPDPLDTISTSRSTSPAAVAAGGITALLEAKTYWTEFLVMCGLFGLTATLLTLFVLRRHQSTMKAFLQQGKCTSAPAKKLHKAGLPTETLPLNGASAPSAPLDHRGYQTLDDRHVASTPLRDTPAPPPGTAFLEADLRALSVHESFVEMPAPSQRPRVRLGSEIRDSVV from the exons ACTTCCCCAGCCGGCTGGCCCACCGCTTTGAACTGCCCGGTGTCACCAACTACACCGTCCTGCTGCTGAGTCCGGATGGGGGCACCTTGTATGTGGGGGCCCGCGAGACCCTCCTCGCCCTCAACACCAGCGCCTTCTCTCCTGGGCCGCAGCATCGCAGC CTGCTGTGGGCTGCcgaggaggagaagaagcagcAGTGCGTCTTCAAGGGCAAGGACCCCCAG AGAGACTGCCACAACTACATCAAGATCCTGCTGCAGCTGAATGACACCCACCTCTACACCTGTGGAACCAGCGCCTTCAGCCCCACCTGCACCTACCTG AGCATCCCAGACTTCAGCCTGCAGCGGGACGCGTCGGGGCGGCTGGTGCTGGAGGATGGGAAAGGCCGCTGCCCCTTTGACCCAGAGTACAGATCCACGGCCCTTCTTGTTG ACGGGGAGCTGTACACGGGGACGGTGAGCAACTTCCAGGGCAATGAGCCGACCATCTCGCGCAGTCACAGCAGCAGCCGTGGGGCTGTCAAGACAGAGAACTCCCTCAGCTGGCTGCAAG ACCCTTCCTTCGTGGGCTCCGCTGTCCTCCGGGAAAGTCTCCCCCCCAGCAACCCCCAGGGAGATGACGACAAGGTGTACTTCTTCTTCAGCGAGAGCGGCAAGGAGTTTGACTTCTTTGAGGACACCGTTGTGTCACGCATCGCACGAGTGTGCAAG ggAGATGTGGGGGGAGAGCGAGTGCTCCAGAGGCGCTGGACAACCTTTCTGAAAGCCCAGCTGCTGTGCTCCCGCCCCGGGGACGGCTTCCCCTTCAACGTGCTGCAGGACATGTTCACGCTGACGCCAGGAGAGGGCTGGCAGGAGACCATCTTCTACGGGGTCTTCTCCTCTCAGTG GGATAAGAAGGGCAGTGTGGGGACAGCAGTCTGCGCCTTCTCCATGCCTGCCGTGACGGAAGTCTTCAATGGCCTCTACAAGGAAATCAACCGAGAGACGCAGCAGTGGTACACAGACACCCACCCTGTGCCAGAGCCCCGCCCTGGAGCG tgcATCACCAGCCAGACACGCCACATGAAGATCACCTCTTCGCTCCAGATGCCCGACCGGGTGCTCAACTACCTGAAGGACCACTTCCTGATGGACAGCGCCGTgcgcagccagcccctcctgccgcAGAGCCAGGCTCACTACCAGCAGATCAGTGTGCAGCGTGTCCAGGGCCTGCACTACGCCTACGACGTCCTCTTCCTGGGGACAG GTGACGGGCGGCTCCACAAGGCAGTGGTGAGGGGCCAGGGGGTGCACCTGGTCGAGGAGCTACAACTCTTCCCTGCAGGGCAGCCGGTCCTCAAGCTGCTGCTGGACCCCACCCAG ggCTTGCTCTACGCAGCCTCTTCTTCCATGCTGGTGCAGTTGCCGGTCGCCAACTGCAGCCTGCACCAGAGTTGTGGGGAATGCATCCTGGCCCGGGACCCCTACTGTGCCTGGAGCGGAGAAGCCTGCCGGCCTGTGGCCCAGCGCCACCAGCAGCCCCCCACAGT gcCCTGGGCCCAGGACATTGAGACTGCGGCCGTGAAGCGGCTGTGCCAGACCAGCAGCCTGCAGCCGGACCACTCGACAG CTGCCAAGTGCCAGCCCGTGTGGCTGACCGCCAACGCCGTGAAGCCGCTGCCCTGCCCCCGCCTCTCCAACCTGGCCTCCCGCCAGTGGGTGAGGGAGGGGGCTGCCCTCAACACCTCCTTCCTGGTGCTGCCCACAGGTGAGCTGGTGCTGGTGGGCAGCCGCGAGCAGGCTGGGCACTACGAGTGCTGGTCCCAGGAGGGGGGGTTCCGCCGGCTGATGGGCAGCTACTGCGTGAGGGTGGAGCCGGAGGGGCCGGGCTGGCTGGTGCCCCTCCCGGACCCCCTGGACACCATCAGCACTTCCCGGAGCACCTCCCCCGCGGCGGTGGCAGCAGGGGGCATCACGGCCCTGCTGGAGGCCAAGACCTACTGGACCGAGTTCCTGGTGATGTGCGGGCTCTTCGGCCTGACCGCCACCCTCCTGACCCTCTTTGTGCTGCGCCGGCACCAGAGCACCATGAAGGCCTTCCTCCAGCAGGGCAAGTGCACCAGCGCTCCAGCCAAAAAACTGCACAAGGCGGGGCTGCCCACGGAGACCCTGCCCCTCAACGGTGCCTCCGCCCCCAGCGCCCCTCTCGACCACAGGGGTTACCAGACGCTGGACGACAGGCACGTGGCCAGCACTCCGCTGCGGGACACCCCGGCTCCTCCCCCCGGCACAGCCTTCCTCGAGGCCGATCTGCGGGCGCTGAGCGTGCACGAAAGCTTTGTGGAGATGCCGGCTCCCTCCCAGCGGCCCCGCGTGCGCCTGGGCTCCGAGATCCGGGACTCAGTTGTGTGA